From one Musa acuminata AAA Group cultivar baxijiao chromosome BXJ2-6, Cavendish_Baxijiao_AAA, whole genome shotgun sequence genomic stretch:
- the LOC135613403 gene encoding RING-H2 finger protein ATL13-like: MNLALHASMKQGSLLSPVSLPLPSFTPTPPPPPPPPPTIVNFENRISPSILLIIVILAVIFFISGLLHLLVRYLLRPNNREPDAMSNATALQGELQQLFHLHDAGVDQSFIDTLPVFQYTSIVGLKDPFDCAVCLCEFEADDKLRLLPKCSHAFHVQCIDTWLLSHSTCPLCRRSLLSDFSPTMSCSPTFLVLETGSDSSRESVSTANLGVSGETDFETSIDETSQKPVEVAAVPVSEFAEAKVVPVKLGKLRSVDVGEGEGQATTSGNSNLDQRRCFSMGSYEYMMDESTSLRVTIKPTKKKPSLKNPGHRVAMSECDCHSAREGFQVFDALRNAEFGTGDGNANLHRKESFSVSKIYLRSGKDEPIAEDGSRRASSFRLPLHLERDEIKLKKSNESYSDVEAGNCNSHVVSRLDETPSFARRTLLWIVGNRTR, encoded by the coding sequence ATGAACTTGGCCttgcatgcaagcatgaaacaggGGAGCCTTCTCTCTCCAGTTTCACTCCCATTGCCTTCTTTCAcaccaacaccaccaccacctcctcctcctcctcctaccatTGTTAATTTTGAGAACAGAATTTCTCCCAGCATCCTCCTCATAATTGTCATTCTAGCAGTCATCTTCTTCATCTCTGGTCTCCTCCACCTCCTTGTGAGATACCTCCTGAGACCCAACAACAGGGAGCCAGATGCCATGAGCAATGCCACAGCTCTCCAAGGTGAGCTTCAGCAGCTGTTTCACCTCCATGATGCAGGAGTGGATCAGTCCTTCATAGACACCCTTCCTGTCTTCCAATACACGTCCATTGTAGGCCTGAAAGACCCATTCGATTGTGCTGTGTGCCTCTGCGAGTTCGAAGCTGATGACAAGCTCAGGCTGCTTCCCAAGTGCAGCCATGCCTTCCACGTACAGTGCATAGATACTTGGCTCCTGTCCCACTCCACTTGTCCTCTCTGTAGGAGAAGCCTTCTTTCTGACTTCTCTCCTACCATGAGCTGTAGTCCTACATTTCTCGTTCTCGAGACTGGTAGTGATAGCTCAAGGGAGTCCGTGTCAACTGCAAATCTTGGTGTCTCCGGAGAGACTGACTTTGAGACTTCGATCGATGAGACATCACAAAAGCCAGTCGAAGTTGCAGCAGTCCCAGTTTCAGAGTTTGCAGAGGCCAAAGTAGTGCCTGTTAAGCTTGGAAAGTTGAGAAGTGTGGATGTCGGTGAAGGAGAAGGTCAAGCAACTACTAGCGGCAATAGCAATCTGGATCAAAGGAGATGCTTCTCCATGGGTTCCTATGAGTATATGATGGATGAGAGCACTTCGCTCCGAGTCACCAtcaaaccaaccaagaagaagccATCTCTCAAGAATCCAGGCCACCGGGTTGCCATGTCCGAATGTGATTGCCACTCAGCAAGAGAGGGATTCCAAGTGTTTGATGCATTAAGAAATGCCGAGTTTGGAACCGGTGATGGTAATGCTAATCTACACAGGAAAGAGAGCTTTTCTGTATCGAAGATATATCTGCGCTCAGGGAAAGATGAACCGATTGCCGAGGATGGTTCAAGGCGGGCTTCGTCTTTCCGATTGCCACTGCACTTGGAAAGAGATGAGATCAAGCTGAAGAAGAGCAATGAATCATATTCGGATGTGGAGGCTGGGAACTGCAACAGCCATGTGGTGTCAAGGCTGGATGAAACCCCTTCATTTGCAAGAAGAACTCTGCTGTGGATTGTAGGGAACAGAACAAGATAG